The window CAGGGCGTCGGTGTTGTCGGCGCCCCATTGCTGCGGCATGATGACGTCGGTATCGGCTTCCACAGCGACCCGTCCCACCCCTTGAATCGAGAGCGAATCGCGTACCATCGGCCAGGCCGACTCGGGCGTGCTGAACACCAGCGCGCCGCTGCCGTCGGCGCTCACGCGCATATTGGCCGGGGCCAGCGCGCGGTCGAAGCGCACCACGATGTCCTCGCGCGTCATGGACGGGTCGATCGCCACCGTCAGCGGCTGGGTATTGCCGCCCACCGAGAACGACAGGGATTGGCCGGCACCGGCGGTGAGCATGTCGAGGTTCAGCCCCTTGATGCGGAAGCGCTGGCTGGCCGGTTGCGGGCTGCTGAAGTTCAGGCGCGCGTCGACGCTGCCGCCGCTCGCCTGGCGCCGCTTGTCCATGGTCGCGCCGAGCTGGCGCAGATGGGCTTCGATGGCGCCGCTGTCGCCGCGGCGCGAGCTCAGTTTGGCGCTCAGTTCGCCCTTGAGCGCCTGCAGCTGGCCGGCCACCTGTTCCAGGAAATCGAGCGCCTGCTGGGCGCTGGCGACGTCGCCCTGCAGCTGATGGTCGACCCTGGCCAGGCCGCGCCGCAGCGGGGCGGCCGCGCCCGGCGCCGGCTGGGCCGGGGTCAGTTGCGGCGGACGCGCGTGCGTGGCGCCCGGGGCCGCCTCGCTGCGCACGCCGGTGCCGTTGGCGCCGGCCGGGCCGCTGGTACTGCCGGTGGTGGGGCGGATCGCTTCCATGGCGTTACAGCGCCGCGAACAGGGACAGGTTGCCTATCTTCGTATAGGCCTTGTAGGTCGCTTCCAGCGCGCTGGTGTAGCCGCTCAGCTCGGTCGCGGCGATGCCGTAGTCGAGCTGGCCGATGTCGGTCAGCGCCATCTGGTTCGACAAACTCACATTGCTGTGGTTTTCGTCGAGCGTGCCGAGGATGTTTTGCGAGCCGCCCAGCACGGCGATCTTGCCGGAAATGAGGTCGAGCGCCTTGTCGAAGCCGTCCAGGTTGGCCGCGAGGGTGGCGCGGGTGGCCGGGTCGTTGGCGCTGGCGCCCGGCGCGCTGAGCGCGGCCAGGGTCAGGTCGAGCTGGTTGAGCAGGGTTTCGATGCCGCTCATATTACCGTTCGCAACCTGGGTGATGCCGTTGCCGACCACGACCGTCTGGTCGTTGGTATTGCCGGCGTAGCTGTAGCGCGAACCGATCGCGGCGGCCGCGTTGTAGGCGATCGGGGCGGTGCCGGTCTGGGTGCCGGAAAACACATAGCGCCCTTCCTGGTCGATCGAGTTGGCGCTGTAGAGCAGGCTTTCGCGCAGGGCGGTCAGGGGCGACACCATGGCGGCCAGGTCGGCCGGGGCGTTGCCGCCGTCGGACGACCAGACCAGCAGGTCGCGGCCCTGCATCATGTCGTTGACCATGCTGCCGAGGTAGGCTTCGTTCTTGGTCAGGCGGATCTTGAGCGCGGCGATATTGTCGCGGTACTGGCCGACGGCGGACTCTTCGCGGTGCAGGCGCGACATGCGCACCGTGTCGACCGGGTCGTCGGACGGCAGCAGGATGCGGGTACGGCTCGCCATCTGCTGATTGACGTAGCTGATGCGCTCCTGGTTTTGCTGGAGCGAGATGTTCATCGTCGCTTGATACTGGCTGGTGGCAATCCGCATACGTTTCTCCTTAACCCATCATGGCCAGCGTCGCATCGAACAGCGAGTTGGCTACTGACATCACTTTCATGTTCGCCTGGTACATATTCTGGTACTCGACCAGATTGACCGCTTCTTCATCCTTGTTCACGCCGCTGGTCGAGGTCCAGTCGTCCATCGCATGGTTGCGCATGGTCTCGGCGGTGGCCAGGGCCACCCGGTTCTGCTGGCTGTCGACGGCCAGCTTGCCGACCAGCTGGGAATCGGCGTCGCTGATCATGACCGAACCGAGCGAGCCGATGGTGACCGGCTGCTTTTTGATGTCGATCATTTTTTGCAGGTTGCCGCTGTCGCCAGGGGTATTATCGCCCGAAAACGCGAGGTCGGCGGTCTGGTAGCCGGCCGTGACCTGCAGCATGTTCGAGGGGCTGCCCGGGGTGAACACGAACAGCGGGCCGCCGGCCGTGCCGTTCATGGTGTAGCCGGCCGCCAATTGGGTGTTGACCTTTTGCGCCAGCTGCTGGGCCAGGTCGGACACGCCTTGCTGCATCGGCAGCAAGATGTCGCGTTCGTACAAACCGAGGCCGCCGAGCTGGGCGCCAACCGCCGTCTTGTCGAGCTGG of the Massilia violaceinigra genome contains:
- the flgL gene encoding flagellar hook-associated protein FlgL codes for the protein MRIATSQYQATMNISLQQNQERISYVNQQMASRTRILLPSDDPVDTVRMSRLHREESAVGQYRDNIAALKIRLTKNEAYLGSMVNDMMQGRDLLVWSSDGGNAPADLAAMVSPLTALRESLLYSANSIDQEGRYVFSGTQTGTAPIAYNAAAAIGSRYSYAGNTNDQTVVVGNGITQVANGNMSGIETLLNQLDLTLAALSAPGASANDPATRATLAANLDGFDKALDLISGKIAVLGGSQNILGTLDENHSNVSLSNQMALTDIGQLDYGIAATELSGYTSALEATYKAYTKIGNLSLFAAL